In Stieleria varia, one genomic interval encodes:
- a CDS encoding LamG-like jellyroll fold domain-containing protein: MLINDEFTDRVLEGEVSGAEALEFQSWLQAPANLERFALRAELHSDLRRSLRRRSIQSNANVCETVVEEATSPEPCYDGLVTSSTTGGFSLASPRMVIFAGVVVATACLVLAFLNVGNRRDLDSDQLQYATIVSEVTSRLTKNGSIWKGVGLSAGKYRLERGLLNLGLAGGVMVYVEAPTRFDIASEKKIILHSGRISANVPSDGTGFTIVTPEADVIDFGTEFSVDVGVGTSEVHVFDGLVRVQPKSRQGAKRQAAIDLRTSQAVKINDEAAEPVDIELATDRFIRTFDESRRRYSRTVKSLATVAFYRMAIRDQGLACQPPQYSGVVLMGDGRRPPHARGVFSGGSLRIQADSIGRGGRVDTPPPLRSGQLTLAAFVYLDATAKGAIVATNIHNDSGNFSLALNEQGYLQATIRNSDGHVRSIVSDTTVTLQSWLHVVMTADGEVLRLYEDGRQVASITCSSVADSETDVMWFGTDSGGQNLWDGRIDEVALFDRELSDAEVLDLYQAALEEIGKSE; this comes from the coding sequence ATGTTGATAAACGATGAATTCACCGATCGCGTCCTTGAAGGAGAGGTGTCCGGCGCAGAGGCTTTGGAGTTTCAGAGCTGGCTGCAGGCTCCTGCTAACCTTGAGCGGTTCGCGCTTCGTGCCGAGCTGCATTCTGACCTGCGGCGTTCGCTGCGTCGGAGAAGCATTCAGTCAAACGCAAACGTTTGCGAGACCGTAGTGGAGGAGGCCACGAGTCCCGAACCCTGTTACGACGGACTGGTGACTTCGTCCACCACGGGGGGATTCTCGTTGGCGAGTCCGCGGATGGTGATCTTTGCTGGGGTCGTGGTGGCAACTGCCTGTCTGGTCCTAGCGTTTCTCAACGTCGGCAACCGCAGAGACCTCGATTCAGATCAGTTGCAATACGCAACGATCGTGAGCGAGGTCACATCTCGACTGACAAAGAACGGCAGCATCTGGAAAGGCGTAGGCTTGTCGGCCGGCAAATACCGGCTCGAGCGTGGGCTACTGAACCTCGGATTGGCTGGTGGGGTGATGGTCTATGTGGAAGCGCCGACTCGCTTTGACATTGCAAGCGAGAAGAAGATCATTCTTCACAGTGGGCGAATCTCGGCGAATGTCCCGTCTGACGGCACGGGTTTTACTATCGTTACACCGGAAGCCGATGTCATTGACTTTGGCACCGAGTTCTCCGTCGATGTCGGGGTGGGCACGAGTGAAGTGCATGTGTTCGATGGGCTTGTTCGTGTACAGCCGAAGTCGAGGCAAGGTGCGAAGCGACAGGCAGCGATTGATCTTCGTACCTCTCAGGCCGTAAAGATCAACGACGAAGCCGCAGAGCCAGTCGATATTGAGCTAGCGACGGATCGGTTCATTCGCACGTTCGATGAGTCCCGACGCAGGTACTCGCGCACTGTCAAGAGTCTCGCGACCGTGGCGTTTTACCGGATGGCGATCCGCGATCAGGGGCTCGCATGCCAGCCACCGCAGTACTCAGGCGTTGTATTGATGGGCGACGGAAGACGGCCGCCTCATGCGAGAGGCGTCTTTTCCGGAGGTTCATTGCGAATTCAGGCTGATTCGATAGGACGCGGCGGCCGAGTGGACACGCCTCCACCGCTTCGTTCTGGGCAGTTGACGTTGGCCGCATTTGTGTATCTCGATGCGACAGCAAAGGGTGCGATTGTGGCGACGAATATTCACAACGACAGTGGAAACTTTTCGTTAGCACTCAATGAGCAGGGCTATTTGCAAGCGACGATACGAAACAGCGACGGACATGTGCGTTCCATCGTTAGCGACACGACAGTCACACTTCAATCATGGCTTCACGTCGTGATGACCGCTGATGGTGAGGTGTTGCGTCTCTATGAAGATGGTCGACAAGTAGCGTCCATTACATGCTCGTCGGTGGCCGACAGCGAGACTGACGTGATGTGGTTCGGAACAGATTCGGGCGGACAGAATTTGTGGGACGGACGCATCGACGAAGTCGCCCTGTTTGATCGGGAACTCAGCGATGCGGAGGTGTTGGATCTGTATCAGGCGGCCTTGGAAGAAATCGGGAAATCAGAATGA